In one Nomascus leucogenys isolate Asia chromosome 13, Asia_NLE_v1, whole genome shotgun sequence genomic region, the following are encoded:
- the OCSTAMP gene encoding LOW QUALITY PROTEIN: osteoclast stimulatory transmembrane protein (The sequence of the model RefSeq protein was modified relative to this genomic sequence to represent the inferred CDS: inserted 1 base in 1 codon; deleted 1 base in 1 codon) — protein MPGHPGAAEHLVKTGWRSWHLGFWKALAPLQAAWDAFSQPVPASCGQLLTQLLLCASLAAAAAGLVYHWLASLLLYPPGPSAMVAAVCGLLVFLSLGLVPPVRCLFALSVPTLGTEQGRRLLLSYSTATLAIAVVPNVLANVGAAGQVLRCVTEGSLENLLNTTHQLHAASRTLGPTGQAGSRGLTFEAQDNGSAFYLHMLRVTQQVLEDFSGLESLARAAVLGTQRVVTGLFMLGLLVESAWYLHCYLTDLRFDNIYATQQLTQRLAQAQATYLVAPPPTWLLQAAQLRLSQEELLSCLLRLGLLALLLVATAVAVATDHVAFLLAQATVDWAQKLPAVPITLTVKYDVAYTVLGFIPFLFNQLAPESPFLSVHSSYQWELRLTSTRCPLLPARRPRAATPLVAGALQLLAGSTVLLEAYARRLRHAIAASFFTAQEARRVRHLHARLQRRQDRHQGQQLPLGAPSCXPTPRPACKPPAWIDCRLDALRTESSEGERKELWSYGDLSCNLGPVPPPCVTSGRSLHLSEPQFLHLHNDGIFTIDVTYFPRRDVVRMEGNTGHDRPG, from the exons ATGCCGGGCCACCCAGGAGCAGCTGAGCACCTTGTCAAGACCGG GTGGAGGTCCTGGCACTTGGGGTTCTGGAAGGCCCTTGCCCCACTGCAGGCTGCCTGGGACGCCTTCTCCCAGCCTGTTCCAGCCAGCTGTGGCCAGCTGCTGACCCAGCTCCTCCTGTGTGCCTCCCTGGCCGCTGCTGCTGCAGGTCTGGTTTATCACTGGCTGGCATCCTTGCTGCTTTATCCTCCTGGACCTTCAGCCATGGTGGCCGCTGTCTGTGGCCTCCTGGTCTTCCTGAGCCTGGGCCTGGTGCCCCCAGTCCGCTGCCTGTTTGCACTCAGCGTGCCCACCCTGGGTACAGAGCAGGGCCGCCGGCTGCTCCTGTCCTACAGCACTGCCACCCTGGCCATTGCTGTGGTGCCCAACGTCCTGGCCAATGTGGGTGCAGCCGGGCAGGTGCTGAGGTGTGTCACCGAGGGCTCCCTGGAGAATCTGCTCAATACCACTCACCAGCTGCATGCAGCATCCAGGACTCTGGGCCccacaggccaggcaggcagccGGGGCCTGACATTTGAGGCCCAGGACAATGGCTCTGCCTTCTACCTTCACATGCTCAGGGTCACTCAGCAGGTCCTGGAGGATTTCTCTGGCCTGGAGTCCCTGGCCCGGGCAGCAGTGCTAGGGACCCAGCGAGTGGTCACAGGGCTGTTTATGCTGGGTCTCCTGGTGGAGTCGGCATGGTACCTCCATTGCTACCTGACAGACCTGCGGTTTGACAATATCTACGCCACACAACAGCTGACCCAGCGGTTGGCACAGGCCCAGGCTACATACCTCGTGGCCCCTCCACCCACCTGGTTGCTCCAGGCGGCTCAGCTGAGGCTGTCACAGGAGGAGCTGTTGAGTTGTCTTCTAAGGCTGGGGCTGCTTGCCCTGCTCCTGGTGGCCACGGCTGTGGCGGTGGCCACAGACCATGTAGCCTTCCTCCTGGCACAGGCGACAGTGGACTGGGCTCAGAAGTTGCCAGCTGTGCCCATCACGCTCACGGTCAAGTATGAT GTGGCATACACTGTCCTGGGCTTCATCCCTTTCCTCTTCAACCAGCTGGCCCCGGAGAGCCCCTTCCTTTCGGTCCACAGTTCCTACCAATGGGAGCTCCGCCTCACCTCCACGCGCTGCCCACTGCTACCCGCCCGACGTCCCCGCGCAGCCACCCCGCTGGTCGCGGGGGCCCTGCAGCTCCTGGCGGGCTCCACGGTGCTCCTGGAGGCCTACGCCCGCCGCTTGCGGCACGCCATCGCCGCTTCCTTCTTCACAGCCCAGGAGGCCAGGAGGGTCCGCCACCTGCACGCCCGGCTCCAGCGAAGACAGGACAGGCACCAAGGCCAGCAGCTGCCCCTGGGGGCTCCTTCCT GCCCCACACCCAGACCTGCCTGCAAGCCTCCGGCATGGATAGACTGCAGGCTGGATGCCTTG AGAACCGAGAGCAGTGAGGGAGAGCGGAAAGAGCTTTGGAGTTACGGAGACCTGAGTTGTAACCTTGGTCCTGTGCCACCTCCCTGTGTGACCTCGGGTaggtcacttcacctctctgagcctcagtttctacatctgcaTAACGACGGCATATTTACCATTGATGTGACCTACTTCCCACGCAGGGATGTGGTCAGGATGGAAGGAAATACTGGGCATGATAGGCCTGGATAA